The following coding sequences lie in one Cydia strobilella chromosome 20, ilCydStro3.1, whole genome shotgun sequence genomic window:
- the LOC134750454 gene encoding facilitated trehalose transporter Tret1-like → MFKVKGSLLRQYAVVITANLCVLCTGLSIAWPSPVLVKLSKNDTTTLPRAVTESEGSWIVSAGFLTGGLANFLACFLVDRIGRKYCVIISYVPRIIMCVALTFASKLWMVLLGRALSGLCDAITFTVVPMYASEVASKEVRGSLGTFLQIFSSLGILIMLCTGPFLEYFTLNAMMLTFAVVTLVPMLFLPDSPYFLYSKGRTDEALKVLLYLRDTETAAKEELKEYSLSRNEEKVTARELLRNRIFLKSACIGIVFGAGLQLVGFNAVSFYLQTVLESTQTSVRPEIASGVIGSIQLLAAFSTTLVTDRFGRKPILASTLVGQAVGMVGLGVFFKLKDAGPVTGFLNYVPLISLILVVYCFSAGLGSLSWGLLAELFEGRTRAVGVTISMLTSLVFIFLTVKYFALVTTMIGAPTTYGIFSVNCVLMCLFVCFCVPETKGKTIAEIQTALGAKQKIDNEKQVEKF, encoded by the exons CAAACCTATGCGTCCTCTGCACCGGTCTCAGTATCGCCTGGCCGTCTCCAGTCCTGGTCAAGCTCAGCAAGAATGACACCACTACCCTGCCAAGAGCTGTCACCGAATCTGAGGGCTCATGGATCGTCTCCGCTGGATTCTTGACGGGAGGATTAG CAAACTTCCTAGCATGTTTCCTCGTCGACCGCATAGGCCGCAAGTACTGCGTGATCATCAGCTACGTGCCCCGAATCATCATGTGTGTCGCCTTGACATTCGCCTCCAAACTCTGGATGGTGTTACTTGGCAGAGCCTTGAGTGGACTGTGTGATGCTATcacatttactgtggtccctatgtatgcttcaGAAGTCGCTAGT AAAGAAGTGAGAGGTTCCCTAGGAACCTTCCTCCAAATATTCTCGTCCCTCGGGATCCTGATTATGCTGTGCACTGGCCCCTTCTTAGAGTACTTCAccctgaatgccatgatgctgacCTTCGCTGTCGTCACGCTGGTCCCGATGTTATTTTTGCCTGACAGCCCTTACTTCTTATACTCTAAAG GTCGTACTGACGAAGCTTTAAAAGTCCTCCTTTACCTTCGCGACACAGAAACTGCAGCCAAAGAGGAATTGAAAGAGTACTCGCTATCCAGAAACGAAGAAAAAGTAACTGCGCGCGAGTTACTAAGGAATAGGATATTTTTAAAATCAGCCTGCATTGGTATTGTTTTCGGAGCTGGTTTACAGTTAGTTGGGTTTAACGCAGTTTCCTTTTATTTGCAAACTGTGTTGGAATCTACGCAAACGAGTGTTCGGCCAGAGATAGCTTCTGGGGTGATTGGATCTATTCAGCTATTGGCAGCGTTTTCGACGACGTTGGTGACTGATCGGTTTGGGAGGAAGCCGATTTTGGCTTCGACGCTGGTTGGACAAGCTGTGGGGATG GTCGGACTTGGCGTATTCTTCAAGCTGAAAGACGCCGGCCCCGTCACCGGATTCCTCAACTACGTTCCCCTCATATCGTTAATCCTGGTGGTCTATTGCTTTAGTGCCG GTCTTGGCTCTCTATCCTGGGGTCTTCTGGCGGAGCTCTTTGAGGGCCGAACCCGCGCCGTGGGCGTCACCATCAGCATGCTAACTTCTTTAGTCTTCATCTTCCTAACAGTCAAGTATTTCGCTCTGGTAACAACCATGATTGGCGCACCAACAACTTACGGCATCTTTAGCGTTAATTGTGTGCTCATGTGTTTGTTTGTGTGTTTCTGTGTACCGGAGACAAAAGGGAAGACTATTGCCGAGATACAGACGGCTTTGGGAGCAAAACAGAAAATTGATAATGAGAAGCAGGTAGAAAAGTTTTAG